In the Sebastes fasciatus isolate fSebFas1 chromosome 20, fSebFas1.pri, whole genome shotgun sequence genome, one interval contains:
- the LOC141757990 gene encoding ATP-dependent RNA helicase DHX8: MMMADGGVDELSQLEYLSLVSKVCTELENHLGISDKDLAEFVIDLAEKQPTFDGFKALLLQNGAEFTDSLVGNLLRLIQTMRPPPKTSASKVSEASVKPKTEKDKMKELFPALCRADDPAPKKLLDEDDVKVAADAMKELEMFMPSVSGTETKSSKSRSEKSRRHSRSRSRERDRHRDRDRDRDRDKDRKRRHRSRSRSRSHSRDRDRHRDGDRDKDKDRGKRRDKSSRWSERSPSPKKDQDKDKDKDKDSDRWKDKHVDRPPPEEPSVGDIYNGKVTSIMQFGCFVQLEGLRKRWEGLVHISELRREGRVANVADVVSKGQRVKIKVLSFTGSKTSLSMKDVDQETGEDLNPNRRRNVGPDGGDEISMRNPDRPSNLNLGHAPELEQDDTLERKRLTKISDPEKWEIKQMIAANVLSKEEFPDFDDETGILPKVDDEEDEDLEIELVEEEPPFLRGHTKQSMDMSPVKIVKNPDGSLSQAAMMQSALAKERRELKQAAREAEMDSIPMGLNKHWVDPLPDVDGRQIAANMRGIGMMPNDIPEWKKHAFGGNKASYGKKTQLSILEQRESLPIYKLKEQLIQAVHDNQILIVIGETGSGKTTQITQYLAEAGYTTRGKIGCTQPRRVAAMSVAKRVSEEYGCCLGQEVGYTIRFEDCTSPETVIKYMTDGMLLRECLIDSELGQYAIIMLDEAHERTIHTDVLFGLLKKTVQKRTDMKLIVTSATLDAVKFSQYFYEAPIFTIPGRTYPVEVLYTKEPETDYLDASLITVMQIHLTEPPGDVLVFLTGQEEIDTACEILYERMKSLGPDVPELIILPVYSALPSEMQTRIFDPAPPGSRKVVIATNIAETSLTIDGIYYVVDPGFVKQKVYNSKTGIDQLVVTPISQAQAKQRAGRAGRTGPGKTYRLYTERAYRDEMLTTNVPEIQRTNLASTVLSLKAMGINDLLSFDFMDAPPMETLITAMEQLYTLGALDDEGLLTRLGRRMAEFPLEPMLCKMLIMSVHLGCSEEMLTIVSMLSVQNVFYRPKDKQALADQKKAKFHQPEGDHLTLLAVYNSWKNNKFSNPWCYENFIQARSLRRAQDIRKQMLGIMDRHKLDVVSCGKATVRVQKAICSGFFRNAAKKDPQEGYRTLIDQQVVYIHPSSALFNRQPEWVVYHELVLTTKEYMREVTTIDPRWLVEFSPAFFKVSDPTRLSKQKKQQRLEPLYNRYEEPNAWRISRAFRRR, translated from the exons ATGATGATGGCAGACGGAGGAGTCGACGAGTTATCACAGCTAGAGTATCTGTCTCTGGTGTCTAAGGTCTGCACGGAGCTGGAAAACCATCTGGGAATCAGTGATAAAGATTTAG CTGAATTTGTCATCGACCTTGCTGAAAAACAACCGACCTTTGATGGATTCAAAGCTCTTCTGCTGCAAAATGGAGCTGAATTCACA GATTCTCTCGTCGGTAATTTGCTCAGGCTCATTCAGACCATGCGACCTCCACCCAAGACATCTGCGAGTAAAG TCTCTGAGGCTTCGGTCAAGCCGAAGACAGAAAAGGACAAGATGAAGGAGTTGTTTCCTGCACTGTGTCGAGCAGATGATCCAGCACCAAAG AAGCTGCTGGATGAAGATGATGTGAAAGTAGCCGCTGATGCCATGAAAGAGCTGGAGATGTTTATGCCCAGTGTCAGCGGGACAGAGACCAAAAGCAGCAAGAGCAG GTCAGAAAAGAGCAGACGCCACAGCCGGAGTCgaagcagagaaagagacagacacagagatcgagacagagacagagatcgGGATAAGGACAGGAAGAGACGCCATCGCTCTCGCTCCAGGTCCAGGTCTCACTCCAGAGACCGCGATCGGcacagagatggagacagagataAAGACAAAGATCGCGGCAAAAGAAGAGACAAATCTTCCCGCTGGTCTGAGCGCTCACCTAGCCCCAAAAAAGAccaagacaaagacaaagacaaagacaaagactcTGATCGCTGGAAGGACAAACACGTGGACCGACCTCCACCAGAGGAGCCTTCTGTTGGTGACATATACAACGGCAAAGTCACCAGTATCATGCAATTTGGATGCTTTGTTCAGCTGGAGGGATTAAG GAAACGATGGGAGGGTTTGGTCCACATTTCCGAGCTGCGTAGAGAGGGCCGTGTGGCCAACGTGGCCGATGTCGTCAGCAAGGGCCAAAGAGTCAAGATCAAGGTGCTCTCATTCACCGGCTCCAAGACCAGTCTCAGTATGAAG GATGTGGACCAGGAGACAGGAGAAGACCTGAACCCCAACAGGAGGAGGAACGTAGGCCCGGACGGAGGGGATGAGATCTCCATGAGGAACCCCGACCGGCCGAGCAACCTGAACCTGGGCCACGCCCCTGAGCTGGAGCAGGACGACACCCTGGAGCGCAAGAGGCTCACCAAGATTTCTGATCCAGAGAAGTGGGAGATCAAGCAG ATGATTGCTGCCAACGTCTTGTCCAAAGAAGAGTTCCCTGACTTTGACGACGAGACAGGAATCCTTCCTAAAGTTGATGATGAAGAGG ATGAAGATTTGGAGATTGAGCTGGTGGAAGAAGAGCCCCCGTTCCTGAGGGGACACACCAAACAAAGCATGGACATGAGCCCGGTCAAGATCGTCAAG AATCCAGATGGCTCTCTGTCTCAAGCTGCCATGATGCAGAGCGCTCTGGCGAAGGAGAGGCGAGAGCTGAAGCAGGCTGCACGAGAGGCAGAGATGGACTCCATCCCCATGGGGCTGAATAAACACTGGGTCGACCCGCTTCCAGACG TTGATGGCAGGCAGATTGCAGCTAACATGAGAGGCATTGGCATGATGCCCAACGACATCCCAGAGTGGAAGAAGCATGCTTTTGGAGGCAACAAGGCCTCTTATGGAAAGAAGACCCAGCTCTCCATCCTGGAGCAGAGGGAGAGCCTGCCCATCTACAAGCTGAAGGAGCAGCTCATTCAG GCTGTTCATGACAACCAGATCCTGATTGTGATTGGAGAAACTGGGTCCGGTAAGACCACGCAGATCACTCAGTACCTGGCGGAGGCGGGTTACACCACCAGGGGGAAGATCGGCTGTACGCAGCCCCGTCGTGTTGCCGCCATGTCAGTGGCCAAGAGAGTCTCTGAGGAGTACGGTTGCTGTCTAGGACAAGAG GTGGGTTACACCATCCGTTTTGAGGACTGCACCAGCCCTGAGACGGTGATCAAGTACATGACGGACGGTATGCTGCTGAGAGAGTGTCTGATCGACTCTGAATTGGGCCAGTACGCCATTATCATGTTGGATGAAGCTCACGAGAGGACGATCCACACTGATGTTCTCTTTGGTTTGCTCAAGAAG ACTGTACAGAAACGCACAGACATGAAGCTGATTGTAACATCGGCCACACTGGACGCCGTGAAGTTCTCTCAGTATTTCTATGAAGCGCCCATCTTCACCATCCCAGGAAGAACTTATCCAGTAGAGGTTCTCTACACCAAAGAGCCTGAGACGGACTACCTGGACGCCAGCCTCATCACAGTCATGCAGATCCATCTGACCGAACCTCCAG GTGACGTCCTGGTGTTTCTGACTGGACAGGAAGAGATCGACACCGCTTGTGAGATCCTGTAtgagagaatgaagtcactgggACCTGATGTTCCTGAACTGATTATCCTGCCAGTTTACTCCGCCCTGCCCAGTGAGATGCAGACCAGGATCTTTGACCCGGCACCCCCCGGCAGCAGAAAG GTGGTCATTGCCACAAACATTGCAGAGACCTCTCTGACCATCGATGGGATCTACTATGTGGTGGATCCCGGCTTTGTCAAGCAGAAAGTGTACAACTCAAAGACCGGCATCGACCAGCTGGTGGTGACTCCCATCTCACAG GCCCAGGCCAAGCAGAGGGCGGGTCGAGCCGGCAGAACGGGTCCAGGGAAGACTTACCGGCTCTACACAGAGAGAGCCTACAGAGACGAGATGCTGACGACCAACGTGCCTGAGATCCAGAGAACCAACTTGGCCAGCACTGTGCTGTCTCTGAAG GCCATGGGCATCAATGACCTCCTGTCGTTTGACTTCATGGACGCTCCTCCCATGGAGACTCTGATCACAGCCATGGAGCAGCTCTACACGCTGGGAGCTCTGGATGATGAAGGCTTACTCACACGGCTGGGAAGAAGG ATGGCTGAGTTTCCTTTGGAGCCGATGTTGTGTAAGATGTTGATCATGTCCGTCCATCTGGGCTGCAGTGAAGAGATGCTCACCATCGTGTCCATGCTGTCTGTGCAGAACGTCTTCTACAGACCAAAG GACAAGCAAGCCTTGGCTGACCAGAAGAAGGCAAAGTTTCATCAACCTGAGGGAGACCACCTGACCCTGCTGGCGGTCTACAACTCCTGGAAGAACAACAAGTTCTCCAACCCCTGGTGTTACGAGAACTTCATCCAGGCTCGCTCCCTGCGCAGAGCCCAGGACATCCGCAAACAGATGCTGGGTATCATGGACAG ACATAAACTGGATGTGGTATCTTGTGGTAAAGCCACGGTTCGGGTCCAGAAGGCCATCTGCAGTGGCTTCTTCAGGAATGCAGCCAAAAAGGATCCTCAAGAGGGCTACCGCACCCTCATAGACCAGCAAGTTGTGTACATCCACCCCTCCAGTGCTCTGTTCAACCGCCAGCCTGAGTG GGTTGTGTACCACGAGTTGGTGCTGACCACCAAGGAGTACATGCGGGAGGTGACCACCATCGACCCTCGCTGGCTGGTGGAGTTTTCTCCGGCCTTCTTCAAAGTGTCCGACCCCACGCGCCTCAGCAAGCAGAAGAAACAACAGCGGCTCGAGCCCCTCTACAACCGTTACGAGGAACCCAACGCCTGGAGAATCTCTCGGGCCTTCAGACGCCGTTAA
- the LOC141759125 gene encoding ATP-dependent RNA helicase DHX8-like — translation MAALDEIKRLEYLSLVSKVCTELENHLGISEKDLAEFIISLAEKHPTFEEFRATLCENGADFTDTFVANLLRLIHTMRPSPSTSKAHQQEVRPRNENDKLIEKYPALCKPDDPVWIILPNHTDKDDEQVAAAAMKELEMLMPNFCGTSSDNRSDRNLHSDRSRDTDRQIGRQRSRSRSRERDGETNPPRKRKRVSRWSDHPPSPRRDDENNKTDDRDADRCRDRLVDRPPPEEPVVGDIYIGKISSIMQFGCFVQLDGLRKRWEGLVHISELRKEGRIANMADVVTKGQKVKVKVLSFTGTKASLSMKDVDQMTGEDLNPNRRRNLDTGFGDEAMRNPDRPVEAIMPELEENPSERKRLAKITDLEKWEIKQMIAANVLAKEEFPEFDEETGILPKIDDEEDQELEIDLVEEEPPFLRGQTKWSTNMSPVKIVKNPDGSLSQAAMMQSALSKERRELKQAARSAELDSIPTGLHKNWIDPMPDYEGRQIAANMRGLGAMPLDLPAWKRYAFGGNQASYGQKTELSILQQRESLPIFKLKEQLVQAVHDNQILIVVGETGSGKTTQITQYLAEAGYTTRGKIGCTQPRRVAAMSVAKRVSEEYGCRLGQEVGYTIRFEDCTSTETVIKYMTHGMLQRECLLDPDMSLYSLIMLDEAHERTIHTDVLFGLLKKTIQKRKDMKLIVSSATLDAVKFSQYFFEAPIFTIPGRTFPVEVLYTKEPETDYLDASLITVMQIHLCEPPGDVLVFLTGQEEIDTACEILYERMKSLGPAVPDLIILPVYSALPSEMQTRIFDPAPLGSRKVIIATNIAETSLTIDGIYYVVDPGFVKQIVYNSKTGIDQLVVTPISQAQAKQRSGRGGRTGPGKCYRLYTERAYRDEMLTTNVPEIQRTSLASTVLSLKAMGINDLLAFDFMDAPPMETLIIAMEQLYTLGALDDEGLLTRLGRRMAEFPLEPMLCKMLIMSVHLGCSEEMLTIVSMLSVQNIFYRPKDKQAQADQRKTKFFQPEGDHLTLLAVYNSWKNNKFSNPWCFENFIQARSLKRAQDIRKQMLSIMDRHKLDVVSCGKATVRVQKAICSGYFRNSARKHPHDGYRTLIDQQVVYLHPSSTLFNRQPEWLVYHELVLTTKEYMREVTTIDPRWLVEFAPAFYRVGDPTRLSKVKRQQKLEPLYNRYEEPNAWRISRAFRRR, via the exons ATGGCTGCTTTAGACGAAATAAAACGTTTAGAGTATTTATCTTTGGTGTCTAAAGTGTGCACGGAGCTGGAGAATCATCTGGGGATCAGCGAGAAAGATCTGG CTGAGTTTATCATCAGTTTGGCTGAAAAACACCCAACTTTTGAGGAGTTCAGAGCAACTCTGTGTGAAAATGGAGCTGATTTTACA gATACCTTTGTTGCTAATCTACTCAGACTTATTCATACCATGAGACCCTCTCCATCTACCAGTAAAg CTCATCAACAAGAGGTCAGGCCGAGGAATGAGAATGACAAGCTGATAGAGAAATACCCTGCTTTATGTAAACCAGATGATCCTGTGTGGATT ATTCTACCAAACCACACGGATAAAGATGATGAGCAGGTTGCAGCGGCAGCTATGAAGGAGCTGGAGATGCTTATGCCTAACTTCTGTGGAACAAGCTCTGATAATAG GTCAGACAGGAATTTGCACAGTGACAGAAGtcgagacacagacagacaaatcgGACGTCAGCGAAGTCGCTCCAGATCAAGAGAGCGTGACGGAGAAACAAACCCCCCGCGCAAAAGGAAACGGGTGTCTCGCTGGAGTGACCATCCGCCGAGCCCTCGCAGAGACGATGAGAACAACAAGACAGACGACAGAGACGCTGACCGCTGCCGTGATAGACTCGTGGATCGTCCTCCGCCAGAAGAGCCTGTTGTGGGCGACATCTACATCGGCAAAATCAGCAGTATTATGCAGTTTGGCTGTTTTGTGCAGCTAGACGGCCTCAG GAAGCGCTGGGAGGGCCTGGTGCACATCTCAGAGTTGCGCAAAGAAGGACGTATAGCCAACATGGCTGACGTGGTCACCAAAGGCCAAAAGGTGAAGGTCAAAGTGCTGTCATTCACCGGAACCAAAGCCAGCCTTAGCATGAAG GATGTGGACCAGATGACGGGGGAGGACCTGAATCCCAACCGGAGAAGAAACCTGGACACTGGGTTCGGAGACGAAGCCATGAGGAACCCCGACCGCCCCGTTGAAGCCATCATGCCGGAACTAGAGGAAAACCCATCAGAACGCAAACGACTCGCCAAGATAACGGACCTGGAAAAATGGGAAATTAAACAG ATGATTGCAGCCAACGTACTCGCTAAAGAAGAGTTCCCAGAGTTTGACGAGGAGACGGGAATCCTTCCCAAAATAGATGACGAGGAAG ATCAAGAATTGGAGATTGATCTGGTCGAAGAGGAACCTCCATTCCTGAGGGGACAGACTAAATGGAGCACCAACATGAGCCCTGTCAAAATAGTAAAG aATCCAGATGGCTCCCTCTCCCAAGCAGCCATGATGCAGAGCGCTCTCtctaaagagaggagagagctgaAGCAGGCGGCTCGATCTGCAGAGCTGGACTCCATCCCTACCGGCCTCCACAAGAACTGGATAGACCCCATGCCTGATT ATGAAGGAAGGCAGATTGCTGCCAACATGAGAGGCCTCGGCGCTATGCCTCTCGATCTTCCAGCGTGGAAAAGATACGCCTTCGGAGGGAACCAGGCGTCGTATGGCCAGAAGACCGAACTGTCCAtcctgcagcagagagagagtctgCCGATCTTCAAGCTTAAGGAACAGCTTGTTCAG GCTGTCCACGATAACCAGATCTTGATTGTTGTTGGAGAAACTGGGTCCGGTAAGACCACGCAGATCACTCAGTACCTGGCGGAGGCGGGCTACACCACCCGGGGGAAGATCGGCTGTACGCAGCCCCGTCGTGTGGCCGCCATGTCAGTGGCCAAGAGAGTCTCTGAGGAGTACGGTTGCCGTCTGGGACAAGAG GTGGGTTACACCATCCGATTTGAGGACTGCACCAGTACAGAGACGGTAATCAAGTACATGACCCATGGTATGCTGCAGAGGGAGTGTCTGCTGGACCCAGACATGAGTCTGTATTCCCTCATTATGCTGGACGAGGCCCATGAGAGAACGATCCACACCGATGTGCTCTTTGGACTTCTCAAgaag ACGATACAGAAACGCAAAGATATGAAGCTGATCGTGTCCTCCGCTACACTGGATGCTGTCAAGTTCTCCCAGTATTTCTTTGAAGCGCCCATCTTCACCATCCCAGGAAGAACTTTCCCAGTGGAGGTTCTCTACACCAAAGAGCCTGAGACGGACTACCTGGATGCCAGCCTCATCACTGTAATGCAGATTCATCTGTGCGAGCCTCCAG GTGACGTCCTGGTGTTTCTGACTGGACAGGAAGAGATCGACACCGCTTGTGAGATCCTGTAcgagagaatgaagtcactgggACCGGCTGTTCCTGACCTGATTATCCTGCCAGTTTACTCCGCCCTGCCCAGCGAGATGCAGACCAGGATCTTTGACCCGGCACCTCTCGGCAGCAGAAAG GTCATCATTGCCACAAACATCGCTGAGACGTCTCTCACTATCGATGGAATCTACTACGTGGTCGACCCCGGCTTCGTTAAACAGATCGTGTATAATTCCAAGACGGGCATCGACCAGCTGGTGGTGACTCCCATCTCACAG GCCCAGGCCAAGCAGAGGTCGGGTCGAGGCGGCAGGACGGGTCCAGGGAAATGTTACCGGCTCTACACGGAGAGAGCCTACAGAGACGAGATGCTGACGACCAACGTGCCTGAGATCCAGAGAACCAGCTTGGCCAGCACTGTGCTGTCCCTGAAG GCCATGGGTATTAATGACCTCCTGGCGTTCGACTTCATGGACGCTCCTCCCATGGAGACTCTGATCATAGCCATGGAGCAGCTCTACACGCTGGGAGCTCTGGATGATGAAGGCTTACTCACACGGCTGGGAAGAAGG ATGGCTGAGTTTCCTCTGGAGCCGATGTTGTGTAAGATGTTGATCATGTCCGTCCATCTGGGCTGCAGTGAAGAGATGCTCACCATCGTGTCGATGCTGTCTGTGCAGAACATCTTTTACAGACCAAAG GACAAACAGGCCCAGGCTGACCAGAGGAAGACAAAGTTCTTCCAGCCGGAGGGAGACCACCTGACCCTGCTGGCCGTCTACAACTCCTGGAAGAACAACAAGTTCTCCAACCCCTGGTGCTTCGAGAACTTCATCCAGGCTCGCTCCTTAAAGAGAGCTCAGGACATCCGCAAGCAGATGCTGAGCATCATGGACAG ACACAAGTTGGACGTGGTATCTTGTGGAAAAGCTACAGTGCGGGTCCAGAAAGCTATCTGCAGCGGTTACTTCAGGAACTCTGCCAGGAAGCATCCCCATGATGGGTACCGTACCCTGATTGACCAGCAGGTGGTTTACCTCCACCCCTCCAGCACGCTCTTCAACCGCCAGCCAGAATG GCTTGTGTACCACGAGTTGGTGCTGACCACCAAGGAGTACATGCGAGAGGTGACCACCATCGACCCTCGCTGGCTGGTGGAGTTTGCACCGGCCTTCTACAGAGTCGGCGACCCCACACGTCTCAGCAAGGTGAAGAGGCAACAGAAACTGGAACCGCTCTACAACCGCTACGAGGAACCAAACGCCTGGAGAATCTCCCGCGCCTTCAGACGACGCTGA